In the Drosophila teissieri strain GT53w chromosome 3R, Prin_Dtei_1.1, whole genome shotgun sequence genome, TGAAGGCCAAGCCCACGGAGGAGGGCGCAGATCCAAACCTGGTGTCCAAGGACAGTGAAACGCGTTTTCTGCAAATTGAACACGAGTCACTCAAACAAGAACTGGAGCACGCCAATGAGGAACTGCAAAAGGCGCGTTTGCAGCTGGACGATTACAATTCGCAGGAAAGACAACGACAGGTGGAGCTTAGCTCAGCCCGCCAACGTGAGGAAACACTAGCAAAGGAGTTACGACAGGCAAGGGAACACAGTGTGACTTCCGAGTCCGATCAGCGAGTGCTCACCCAAGAACTGGCATCACTTCGACAACAGCTTAGTAACCAAATGGCTGCTGCCGCCACTCGCCTCCAagagcgggagcagcagcttcagcagATGCGTCAAAGGTTGAGCGACGAAGCCAACACGGGGGCCAAAAACAATTACGAGACTCGGTTAAAGGCTTTAACGCAATCGCTGGTCGAACGGCAGAGTCTTCTGGAGAGAGTTACGAGTGAGAGAAACGCCCTGCGATTGCAGCACGAAAAGGCACAgacgcagctgcagcagaacATGCACTtagtggaaatggaaagccAAAGGGGCAGCTCCCGCCATGCGTTGCTCAACAGTACAGATGATGGTAAGTCTAACATACTTCGAGTACCGAAAAGCACCTAAATATGACTTCCACCTAGTTAAAGCACAATTCCCGCTCCTTATGCATCCAAGTCCATTCGACAATCGTGTGGCCCGTCGCTTCAAGCGAGCCCTTCGCCAGGCGGACTCCATGGGCATTCGGGTGGGAACCTTTCTGCGTCGCTATCCCATGATGCGGGTCTCTGTGATCGTCTACGTGGCTCTGCTCCACCTTTGGGTCATGTTTGTGCTGCTCTCGACTACACCAAACTAATCGaatcaaatacatttaattgagCAATTGTtgtatttcattaatattgtATGTATTGTATTTTACACGCCAAAATTGGATATCTAGGggtacgagtatatgtgtCATGTTTGTGGTTGCAACAATTGTATATATCGATAGTATACTTGTGTCTCGCACTCGTTCTAAattcaatattcaataaaCATCAACTATGTACAGAAATTGCAATTGATTTAACGCTAAAAACATCAAGCAAACAAGTAACAAGACCGAAAAAATTCGCACTACTAAGTTAGGATAAGAACGATTCCTCACAGTTCAAATATTGCATAAAGAATCTACAGACGCTGTAAAGTTGTTAAGTAAATGTGAATTAGTTTAACTTCAGTTGCTGGGCAGAGCTGATAGTTCTAGCTAAGCGGAAGAAAATAGAGAGTATACGCTTTTGGGACGATTCGCGTAAAACATGCGCTATATGCCCCGCAAGTTTTTATATCAGTCATCGGCATGGTAGCTCACATAGACAGCATCGCCGCCGATGCTAATCAGGCACTGGCCCTAAGAACACAAGATTTCAGTgaaaaaacattaaagtgTGTAAATAAGTTATTGCCTTACCTGATTTTTGTGCTGATTATCGAACAACATTAGTTCGGTGATGTAAAAAGAGACCATGGCATTTCCGCCCAGCGAAGCGATGTGAGCCCTCACTACAGCCAGCAGTTCGGTAATAAAGCCATGGACAAATCCGCTGATGCCTCCATTTTCCCGGATCGAGGTGCTCTCCCGAATAAAGAAAAAGTTCAGGTTGCCCAAATATTTATCTATACGACCACCGGGTATGAAACTTAGTGGTGTCACATCCACTCCATAACGGTCTCGCAGAGGAAACTGTAAAGGaacaatattattaatacaacGACATCGATGCTATTTTAGCTTTCTTACATAACGGCTACGTGGAACCGATCCAACGTTCAGCGGCTTAACTCCGGTTGAAGGCAATCCCGAAACGAGGTTGTTAAGACGCGATGGCGAAGTTTTTCGCATCTTAAATGAGCTCATTCCGAATGGCGGAATAGCGGTGCTGGTTGGCGTGGGTGTGTCCACCATCTGGTCCTCGTCCAACGGAAATATGTAATCCTCCTCTTGCAGCATTCGTTTTCCGTGTAACTCTGGCTGAGATTGAGTGGCGTGCACCGTGCCCTCATGAAATCCGTTCTGCTGTTGAGGtgccggctgctgctgctgctgctgggccgGTCGTCCACGTCCGCGGTACTTCATTCTGTTGGCATCGCTCAGGCCCATAGCCATGCCTGTGACTAGCAATTGAATTTGATCCTGCAAAAAAGATGtaatttaatgatttatgATCAGAATCGTAGCTTTTCCCTTACCGTCTCTGGTAGATCTAGTCGGAAGCGAAGATCGCAGATAGCACACGGTATCATAGTGCGTAGCTTGAAGTAAATGGTCTGCAACAGCCTGGAAgagcaaatatttgtagtGCTGATCACGGTTGGATATTCAGAACTTACCTCTGAAAGTGTTTGGGAAATCCGTTTACACTTTGGCCCACCTCGAGCCGAGCGCGCCACACTTGGGTGAACATCTGCAGATTCTTGACTGTATCCATTTCCAGCATTCCCGGCACCTGCTGCGTATTGACCACATGGAAGCCTTCCGGCGGATATGGCTCCATTAACAGCGATATGATTTCCAAGTCTTCGATATCGTCCACTTCCAGGACACACAACTCCTTGTTGCCACAGTTTAGATCGATCTCGTTCATCTCTTCTTCATCTGAGTCGTCCGTATCTGATTGTTTATCGCCAGATGCACCTGTGGAGGGAACTCCTCCGGCATTGGCTACCAAATCCGGATCCAAGCTCTTCAGCTGGTATATCTCCTGGTTGCGTTCAAACGTTTCTTGCAATTTCTTCTGCAACTCATTTAGCTTTTGCTTGTCGGTCCACGAGTTGCCTGCCACGATCTTTGGTACCTGCGGCACCGGTAAAGCTGTGAGAAATAGAGCCGTTCCCGTGGCTATCAACGCTATCATACGCTCGCCGATGGCAACTTGCGTACGTAATCCAAAAATGGCATTCATGCCCTTGGCCTTTAGCTTGTTAATCAGCACTCGATGAAGTTCGTACTCCAAGAAGGGTAGACCATCCGATATTTCTTTGGCGTTCAGCTCCGCACGCAGATCTCTTTTGGCGCGCACCACTTGGGCCTGCATGAAGCAACCCCTTCCGGTAACCTGCATAAACTCGGGCACTTCCAGCGTGGCGAGCAGTACATCCGGAACTCTTCCCTTGCGGCACACCGCGCACTTCTTCATCTTCACATTGAAAGGCACCGAACTTAGATTGTAGGGTATGTGGCAGATGGCACAGGCATTCCGGGGTCCATTGAGTGGGGGAAGTCCATAGCGTTTACCACCCGAACTGTTACCGGTGCCCAGGGAACCGCTGTCCTTGCCTATGCTCGTATCCCCGGCGGTGCTTCCATTTCCGTCCTCCACGGAATTCGTCATGCCCGCAACGCTGGCGGTTGCTTTTGACATGGTAAAGATATCGGTTTGCGATACAGATCGATTGAACACCATGTTAATCACTGCCGCCGTTCCAGTGGCAGATAAAACGCAGACATCGTCACTAAATAAGAAAGATAGGGTATTAATTACGCTTATCTTAGGAGGTGTGCTCAggaattttaatataatagaTTATTGAACTTTACGTACGATATGGTTGTGGTTTCGGCATAACCTAGCACCACATTACAACCCAGGGATCGGGCATGCGATCGGATCTCCATGCGCAGCTCCGTCCACCAGCTGTCTCGTACTTCCGGCTCATCCGGATTGGGCACACGCTCCAGCAGTTTTACGGAACGTGCCGCGACCGTTGCGCCCAAATGAAGAATGAATCCCGTCGGGTATTTTGTCATTGTCAGGAAGGGATACTCCAACATATCCAGACTGTCGGCCGCCGTTCCAGGTTTGGCTCCCACCGTCGGCTGCGTTAAACGCATCATCGCCGTGGCGGCCACCAGACGCTCACTGGCCACACATATGGAGTTTCCTGTGAATGAAAAAGGGTACCAACGGTACTATAAACATTTCATGTGCATTTGGATTTGCTTTTCTGGTTCTTACACATAATGATTACAATTATATTTACAGCGGAGTATCTTAACCACGTATGGAGTGTTGTAGATATGGAGTAGACTGACAGAAAACGGTGAAAATATGGACCGATAgaatatttaatcaaaattgtattatgataattaatcaaaataaatgttaaatgcaaaatataaCCCACAAATTCAAAGTCTGGGGGTACTtgagaatttaattttgaaaacatcaaaacaaatgaaaacctATAAACTCAGATCCTCAGATCACATCAAGTCCCAC is a window encoding:
- the LOC122620012 gene encoding C2 domain-containing protein 5 isoform X2 — protein: MPGKVGVKIKAARNLPVMDKSSETTDAFVEIKLASVTHKTDVFRKSLNPTWNTDWFRFEVDDAELQDEPLQIRLMDYDTYSANDAIGKVNISLNPLCLESSSQAVHGKGTVLSGWIPVFDTMHGIRGEINVIVKVDLFSDVNKFRQSSCGIPFFHSQCVPFGYRAQVIHGFVEELVVNDDPEYQWIDKIRTPRASNEARQVVFLKLSGQVQRRMGLKAINMGANAVIGYTQCFDLEGDVGVVARGIGTAVTLIKDTSTSQPNSADVALIEESSSELQQQPCSIGAAASTGPSNIPTTVEGSSPNLKRFASPVSNSRLKLTPSPSKSGISATTNADSASTSTASTATTMVPATVGEICRRSSDSDLSVTPKGNSICVASERLVAATAMMRLTQPTVGAKPGTAADSLDMLEYPFLTMTKYPTGFILHLGATVAARSVKLLERVPNPDEPEVRDSWWTELRMEIRSHARSLGCNVVLGYAETTTISDDVCVLSATGTAAVINMVFNRSVSQTDIFTMSKATASVAGMTNSVEDGNGSTAGDTSIGKDSGSLGTGNSSGGKRYGLPPLNGPRNACAICHIPYNLSSVPFNVKMKKCAVCRKGRVPDVLLATLEVPEFMQVTGRGCFMQAQVVRAKRDLRAELNAKEISDGLPFLEYELHRVLINKLKAKGMNAIFGLRTQVAIGERMIALIATGTALFLTALPVPQVPKIVAGNSWTDKQKLNELQKKLQETFERNQEIYQLKSLDPDLVANAGGVPSTGASGDKQSDTDDSDEEEMNEIDLNCGNKELCVLEVDDIEDLEIISLLMEPYPPEGFHVVNTQQVPGMLEMDTVKNLQMFTQVWRARLEVGQSVNGFPKHFQRLLQTIYFKLRTMIPCAICDLRFRLDLPETDQIQLLVTGMAMGLSDANRMKYRGRGRPAQQQQQQPAPQQQNGFHEGTVHATQSQPELHGKRMLQEEDYIFPLDEDQMVDTPTPTSTAIPPFGMSSFKMRKTSPSRLNNLVSGLPSTGVKPLNVGSVPRSRYFPLRDRYGVDVTPLSFIPGGRIDKYLGNLNFFFIRESTSIRENGGISGFVHGFITELLAVVRAHIASLGGNAMVSFYITELMLFDNQHKNQGQCLISIGGDAVYVSYHADD
- the LOC122620013 gene encoding golgin-84: MSSWITGLADKAENILNKLDQNAATALQTENSTGSADPMRRSMTSSTQSLSTSMKSTLSPVKRSGANSSSSVKSEGGGAVVTKDLRQKMTTSASFSNSPDVALSSMDTNELAAFKIALNEITAERDELRLRLDDLNNETEKFDLHQHTQVLEALVKTLSEERDKAVHDHNEGQAANMAYVHSISELETNLAKLQQEYMSAAYKLQMQTKETEQQRQELQEYRIKAQRALQAKDTLIAELKAKPTEEGADPNLVSKDSETRFLQIEHESLKQELEHANEELQKARLQLDDYNSQERQRQVELSSARQREETLAKELRQAREHSVTSESDQRVLTQELASLRQQLSNQMAAAATRLQEREQQLQQMRQRLSDEANTGAKNNYETRLKALTQSLVERQSLLERVTSERNALRLQHEKAQTQLQQNMHLVEMESQRGSSRHALLNSTDDVKAQFPLLMHPSPFDNRVARRFKRALRQADSMGIRVGTFLRRYPMMRVSVIVYVALLHLWVMFVLLSTTPN